The genomic segment AATCTGAAGTCGCTTGGGAACTTAATCATAGGTTTAATTAACGCTTTGAGTTTAATAATGTTTCTATAAATAAGTCATAGTGTTAAATAAATTAATTATATAGTTACTTAATTCACACTAAGCCATTGGTTTACTGCTTGTGGATGCGTGATGGATTTAGGCTTTTCCATCACTGGTTTCAGTGCAGGTTACTTGAGGTAACCCTGAATACCCTGCAGTGAAGAATGAGGATAGGGAGTAAAGGAGCCCACAGCACGTGCATTGGGTTTAATTTAAAAGCGTGTTCATGAGGGACTGGTTAATGAGGGAATTAATAGTACTAATTGATAATGTGTCCAGTGTGGCTAGGGTTGTGGAATTCGCTAAGGTGGCTTACGGCTTTGGTGTGAAGAACCTAGTGTTAACTCACGTTTACGGTTCAGCAGCACAACAGGGTGTGCCGGAGGCTTTTAAGATAGCGTTAAAGTACTCATCAAGCCTAGTAGTACTGCCAACTATTAAGGATGCGGTGGACTTATTTAAACCCGATAACATACTGGTAATTAGGAGACCTGGGCCGCAGGTTAAGCCATTAACCGAGTTCATGAACATTAATGGAAGGGTAATGCTTGCAGTGGATGGTTCAGATCAAGACATTAGGATTGAGGGAAGTAACGTTAACTACGTAACATCCATTACACGCGATGTAGGTAACCTAGGCCAGCTTGCAATAGCCTTATGCCTACTAATGAGTGAATGCCCATCATTTACCTGAGGATATAGTAAATTAAAGACATTTTGAAAACCATATCTTGGCACTAACCTAAGTATCACTGGCTCTAAACAAAAAATTGTAAATAAAAATTTGATTTTTAACTTTTAATTCTTTGCTTTTCTCATCTTCTCCTCAACGCTATTATTGCTGCTACTGCTGCTATTACGATTACTATGATTACTATTCCTGCTATTAATGCTGTTGATACCACTGGTTTTGTGACTGTTACGGTGCTTACTGCTGTGGTTGTTGCTGTGCTAGTCACTGTTGATACTGCAGTGGTTGTAACAGTACTCACCACTGTACTAACTGCCGTAGTAGTCACAGTGCTTGTAGTAGTTGAAGTAGTTGCTGATGTAGTCACTGGGGTAGTTGTTGTAGTTGATGTCGTGGTCGTTGAAGTAGTCGTCGTGGTGGTTGTTGTAGTAGTACTTGTGGTTATTATTGATGGAACATACTCTGAGGTTATGTTGAAGTACTGGGCTAGACAATACCTTAACTGGTTTAGGTCTGTTAAGTAACTTGGTGTTAAGCCTAGGAATTCCGCGTAATCAGGGTGCTTGATCCATAGGCTACCGTTAACCATGGCCTCAATCAATGGGGGTACTGCACCAGCTGGGGCGCCACTACCCCAGAAGGCCTCCCATACTGGGGAGCTAATGACCTGATAGTAATAAGCCTCAGCACCGATTATGTATGAGTTATCTGATGGCATTAACTCAATCCTAAGCCACGGTGGTATGTATTTCTCGCACATGGGGTTAGGCACATTGTAAGCCCAGGTGATTAAGTAATTCTTAGGACCAATGTTAACCTCAGCCCTCTTCCAACCAACGGGCACTATTGGAACATAGTAATCATACCAGGCGAATAGAACCTTAAGCAATTCATTATACTGGTGAGTACCTGGTGTTGCGGCATCATATAGCGTGAACCAGTTGGTTAAGTTAATGTACCCAAGAGTTGAGTTAATGCACCAGACTACAGTACCATTGGCAGGTACTAGGCTACTATTGGCTGAGGGTGGAAGATGTATTACCACTGGTGTGCATGTTCCATTAGGCCACTGGAATGGCCAAGTATAAATCCCCAATTCAGTAACCCATGGTATCCACTCTAATGGTCCCTGGAATGCTAGGCCGGTTGGATCATAGTACCCTCTACCGTAACTCGACAACGTATTGGCGACCTCAAATTGAGCACTTGGGAATATGCTGCTCCAGTATGTGCCAGTATCTAAAGCCAATACCTTAGTGGGTATGCCAAATAAGCTTAATTGGGTTGCCCAGCCTTCTGTTATGGTGGCCCAATCAGTGAAGCCTGAAGGTGTAATTACGGTTAATGTTAATGGTGTACCATTAGGCAGGTACCATTGGTTACCCTTCTTATACATGCCAATGCTTTCAAGTAACTCAGCGGCTTTAGTGGTATTGTAACTGCATGGTATTATGAACTGCTTAACGCTGGGTGGGTATGTATCAATAGTGGTTGGGAATACTGGCGCGGGATAGTAAGATGGATAATATGTACCAATACCCCATACTGCAATTGCGGCTGTTAAGTTAACAGCATAGCATAGTGCCTTTCTGAACTGGGTTGTGTTGAATGGGTAACCGCCAAGTGGATTAATTGCCATGCCTAATTCCCCAAATTCCTCAACCATGTAGGCCAGTAACCCAGACTTATTAACTACCCCAATCTGCGCCAGTGAAAGAGCCACGGACGACCACGTGGCCTTACCTGATAATAAGCCTGTTAATGCCTGTGTATTACCGAGAACTTGAACATAATCAATTACTGGGTAATACTGCCAATCCTCGTATGGGAATATATTATACCATTGCCTCAATATGTTAGGTGGCTCAAGCTGTGTAACGAATGTGGCTGTTCCTGGGTAGAAGGCCACGAAGTAGTATGGTGCAAGTGACCAGCATGGTGGATTCCACGTGGTTACATTATTAGGGCCATAAACTGTTAAGGCGTACGTGGAGTTCATGGTCTTCAAGGCCTTAACAACAGGTTCCCAGTAAGGCCATGGTGTAGTTATGGGTTCAGTCAGCATGAATAATATGGTTGTTGGACTCCATGCTGTTAATTGAATGGATAATGTGTAGTTATTAATAACCCTTATACCATCAGCATTAACATATGGATACCACCAGTCAAATGCCTTAACCCCAATGTAGAATTCAGCGTAAACATCCCAAGCTGTGAAAGGCATTGTGGCTGAGCCATTAAACCAAACTAAGCCCCTACGTAAATGAATTATAATTGTATCATTCTGGGGGAATAATGTCCAATTACTGGCTAGGACAGGCCACCATTGACCATTATAAGTATTGTAGTAGGCTAATGACTCCCATGCATTAATAAATGACCAAAGAGCCTTAGGATTCCATATATTGCATATGGGTGTACCTGGGGGTACTGTTAACGTACCGTAGGAGTTCCAGTAAATTATCGTGTACCCGCTTGAGGCGTATGCGATGTTTAACGCTATTAGAACCATTACTGATGCTACTATTAATAGTACATATGTCTTATGTATTCTCATTCACTCCACCACTTATCCCTAGTTATGGATCTTAATAAGTGTTTTTCTAAGTAGGATTTGAGTAAGTATATTTATTATTAATAGTGCTATATAATGCTATGATTAATGGGCTTAATGCTTATTAAGTAGCTGCGGCTACCTTAATATGGCTCAATCGGAGAGGATTAGTAGGGATTACTTCGCCAAGTTGGATTTAAGGGTTGGTAAGGTTATTGAGGCTCAGAGGATTGAGGGTAGTAGGAAGTTGATTAAGCTTATTGTTGACTTGGGTGTCGAGAAGAGGCAGATACTGGCCGGCTTAGCGGAGTATTATAAGCCTGAGGAGTTGGTGGGTAGGTTCATTGTGGTTGTCGCCAACATGGAGCCTAGGGTTATGCTTGGTCTTGAGAGTCAAGGCATGCTACTGGCTACATGCGGTGAGAAGGGTAAGCCCCTCCTATTAACAGTACAGGATGCTGATGATTCAAGGATTGGGGAGAAAGTGTGCTAGTATGCGTATAGCCGTAGTTGGCTGTGGGGGTTTCGGTAACGTTCACCTTAATGCGCTTAGGGAGTTGAATAGAAGTGACTTGGAGGTTTACGTTTTCAGTAGGAGTAGGGAGAAGGCTGAGGAGTGTGCTAGAAGGTATTCTGCATCAGGCTACTTCACTAATTACGATGACGTGGTTAAGTCCAACGTGGATATTGTTGACTTAATAGTAAGCCATGATATGCATGCCCCAATGGCTATTAAGGCCATGGAAACAGGTAAGCATGTTATACTTGAGAAACCCATAGCAAGGACCATTGATGAGGCTAATGCAATAATTGAGGCTTCAAGGAGGCTTAAGGTTAAGTTCATGGTTGCTGAGAACTTTTACTTTGATCCAGCTGTCTGGAAGGCCGTTGAGTTGATTAAGGAGATAGGCCAAGTGCATACTATAATAATTAGGTCAACACACTACGGTAAACCTGGTGGTTGGAGGAGGGTTAAGGAATTAATGGGTGGTGGAGCATTCATTGATGGAGGAATACACTTCGTGGATACCCTACTGAACATTGGCGGTGAGTACAATCACGCCTGTGGTTTATCATACAGGACCATTAGTGGAATTGAGGGTGAGGACACTACGATAGGGCTCTTTAGGTTTAGGAATGGGGCTAGGGGTTTAATAATGTATAGTTGGGGGATGATGCATTCACTCAATGTACCATCCATTGAGGTTTACGGTGAGGGAGGTAGTATTATCGAGGATCCCTCAACAAGGAGGATTAACGTGAACTACGGTAGGGTTTACGGTGACCTATTGTTTAATGGTAAGGCCATTAACCTACCTAAGGTTAATGTGGTTAAGGCTGAGCTTGAGGGGTTCATTAAGTCCATTGAGGAGGATAAACCCGTCCCAATGCCCCCTGAGGTTGCCCTTAGGGATCTTAAGGCTGTCCTTGAGGTTTACGGGAATCAATGCCTATGAGGCCTTAAGCCTAATTGACTCCCCGTACTTGGCTGCGCATTCACTGCAGGCAATAACCTTGAAATTCATTCCTATTAACTCATCATTAATTACAACAACCTTAGCCTCACTTGGTTTAATGGTCCTGAGACAGAAGAAGCACACTAATTCCTTGCTCCTAATGCTTCTGAATCCCCTTGCCCTACTCATTATTAACTAAGGAGTCTTGGATTAGCCTTATAAGGATTACTTAAGGATCTTATCTAAGGGCACGTCCTCCTCACTCCAGGTCTCAAGATCCCTAACCCTAACAACACCCTTCTCAACCTCCCTCCGGCCAATTATTATGAACTTCCTCGCCTTAATCCTAGCGGCGTACTCCAGGGCTGACCTTAGGCTTGGTTTACCCACGTCAACAATAACCCTTAACCCAATTTCCCTCAACTTCTCAGCAATCCTAACACCCATGCCGTAGTAACTACTCTCCATGGGGTACACGTAGTAATCCACTGGGGGAACACCACCCTGTTCCTCACTTAGAGCCAGCATCACCCTCTCAATACCTATGGCGAATCCAACGGCTGGCACATCCTCCCCTGAATAAACCTTAAGTAACTCATCATACCTCCCACCACCCCCCACGGCTAGCTTAATCTTATCGGTGTAGAGTTCGAAGACGAAGCCCGTGTAGTAGTCTAATCCTCTCACTATGCTTAAATCCAGGTAAACCCTATCCAACACACCATAATCCGTTAAGGCGTTGACGAGGGATTCAACATAGTTAATTAAATCATCACCCACACCTAATTCCCTTAATTCACCCGTCGAGTTAACTATCGGAGTCCTGGTGCTGGCTATTGCCACTAGGGACTCTGCCTTAGTCTTATCAATACCCTCCCTAATAAGTAGCTTAATTAACTCGTCATCAGTAACCTTACCCCTCTTGTCAAGTATCCTTAACACTGATTCCCTAGCAGTACTAATACTCATCTTATCCAGTAGTTGATCCATGATCCTCCTATCACTAACCTTCACAGTTAATTGAGGTAAGTTAACTGACTCAAGGGACTTCACCGCTAAGGCCAGCACCTCCGCATCGGATTGAACAGTGGGTGAGCCTACGTGCTCAACCCCAAATTGGTAAAACTCCCTAAACCTACCGAACTGTGGTTCATCATACCTCCAAACCTTTGAGACATAGTATAGTCTAATGGGCCTTGGGAAGTCACGCCTATATGATAGGACCCTAGCCACGGGCACAGTCATGTCGAATCTGAGGCCTAATTCCCTACCTGCCTTATCCTTAAGGTAATATATCTCGTTAATCACCTCCTCACCCGCCTTAGCCTTCAAAACCTCAAAGTGCTCGAGGGCAGGGGTCTCAATGGCGCTGTATCCGAAGGACTCAGCAACCCTGGATAACTTAGAGGCTACAGTGATTAGTGAGTAATACTTATCCGGTGTCCAATCATTCATACCCCTTGGTGGTTGAAGCAACCAATCCTCCACATGCCTCTTAGATGCACGCATTAAAAAACATAACCTTAATAGTAATACCCTTCCCTCTGGACTAGGGTCATTGAGTGTGCTTACTATTACCTTAAATTATGAAGCCTAATTACACCCAATGTTATTCAGCCTTCCCAAACATACTCAACAACCAGAATAATATTGGCGAGACAATACTCCTTACCTTGATACAAAACGCCATGGTTTTAATCAGAGTAAAGTGGTATGGGAATGGTAATTCATAGGTATAGGGTATTAATTCCTATGAAAGCTAACGCGTAAGGTATCACTACATTAAGGCTAATTATAGTGAATCTTGAATCCAATGTTGGGTTAATGATATGGTAACGTTCTTTTACGTTGAAAGCATCATTTATTTAAGTCATGATTAAATTTAAATCAGGCATGGTTGAAAATACCTATCAATAATAGGAATCTTACTAGCCTCATCTTAAATTAAGTACTCTCTACTTTCACGATACTGGCGGCCTTCCTAACTTTTTCAATAGCCTCCTCCACTGTTGAGCCCGTTGCCAAAATAACACCCATCCTCCTCCCCCTGTATGAGTTTGGTTTACCAAATAACCTAACCTGAACTCCAGGTATGGTTA from the Caldivirga maquilingensis IC-167 genome contains:
- the hisS gene encoding histidine--tRNA ligase; the encoded protein is MEDWLLQPPRGMNDWTPDKYYSLITVASKLSRVAESFGYSAIETPALEHFEVLKAKAGEEVINEIYYLKDKAGRELGLRFDMTVPVARVLSYRRDFPRPIRLYYVSKVWRYDEPQFGRFREFYQFGVEHVGSPTVQSDAEVLALAVKSLESVNLPQLTVKVSDRRIMDQLLDKMSISTARESVLRILDKRGKVTDDELIKLLIREGIDKTKAESLVAIASTRTPIVNSTGELRELGVGDDLINYVESLVNALTDYGVLDRVYLDLSIVRGLDYYTGFVFELYTDKIKLAVGGGGRYDELLKVYSGEDVPAVGFAIGIERVMLALSEEQGGVPPVDYYVYPMESSYYGMGVRIAEKLREIGLRVIVDVGKPSLRSALEYAARIKARKFIIIGRREVEKGVVRVRDLETWSEEDVPLDKILK
- a CDS encoding RecB-family nuclease, yielding MRELIVLIDNVSSVARVVEFAKVAYGFGVKNLVLTHVYGSAAQQGVPEAFKIALKYSSSLVVLPTIKDAVDLFKPDNILVIRRPGPQVKPLTEFMNINGRVMLAVDGSDQDIRIEGSNVNYVTSITRDVGNLGQLAIALCLLMSECPSFT
- a CDS encoding ABC transporter substrate-binding protein; the encoded protein is MRIHKTYVLLIVASVMVLIALNIAYASSGYTIIYWNSYGTLTVPPGTPICNIWNPKALWSFINAWESLAYYNTYNGQWWPVLASNWTLFPQNDTIIIHLRRGLVWFNGSATMPFTAWDVYAEFYIGVKAFDWWYPYVNADGIRVINNYTLSIQLTAWSPTTILFMLTEPITTPWPYWEPVVKALKTMNSTYALTVYGPNNVTTWNPPCWSLAPYYFVAFYPGTATFVTQLEPPNILRQWYNIFPYEDWQYYPVIDYVQVLGNTQALTGLLSGKATWSSVALSLAQIGVVNKSGLLAYMVEEFGELGMAINPLGGYPFNTTQFRKALCYAVNLTAAIAVWGIGTYYPSYYPAPVFPTTIDTYPPSVKQFIIPCSYNTTKAAELLESIGMYKKGNQWYLPNGTPLTLTVITPSGFTDWATITEGWATQLSLFGIPTKVLALDTGTYWSSIFPSAQFEVANTLSSYGRGYYDPTGLAFQGPLEWIPWVTELGIYTWPFQWPNGTCTPVVIHLPPSANSSLVPANGTVVWCINSTLGYINLTNWFTLYDAATPGTHQYNELLKVLFAWYDYYVPIVPVGWKRAEVNIGPKNYLITWAYNVPNPMCEKYIPPWLRIELMPSDNSYIIGAEAYYYQVISSPVWEAFWGSGAPAGAVPPLIEAMVNGSLWIKHPDYAEFLGLTPSYLTDLNQLRYCLAQYFNITSEYVPSIITTSTTTTTTTTTTSTTTTSTTTTTPVTTSATTSTTTSTVTTTAVSTVVSTVTTTAVSTVTSTATTTAVSTVTVTKPVVSTALIAGIVIIVIVIAAVAAIIALRRR
- a CDS encoding Gfo/Idh/MocA family protein, coding for MRIAVVGCGGFGNVHLNALRELNRSDLEVYVFSRSREKAEECARRYSASGYFTNYDDVVKSNVDIVDLIVSHDMHAPMAIKAMETGKHVILEKPIARTIDEANAIIEASRRLKVKFMVAENFYFDPAVWKAVELIKEIGQVHTIIIRSTHYGKPGGWRRVKELMGGGAFIDGGIHFVDTLLNIGGEYNHACGLSYRTISGIEGEDTTIGLFRFRNGARGLIMYSWGMMHSLNVPSIEVYGEGGSIIEDPSTRRINVNYGRVYGDLLFNGKAINLPKVNVVKAELEGFIKSIEEDKPVPMPPEVALRDLKAVLEVYGNQCL
- the metG gene encoding methionine--tRNA ligase subunit beta, with translation MAQSERISRDYFAKLDLRVGKVIEAQRIEGSRKLIKLIVDLGVEKRQILAGLAEYYKPEELVGRFIVVVANMEPRVMLGLESQGMLLATCGEKGKPLLLTVQDADDSRIGEKVC